One Malus sylvestris chromosome 14, drMalSylv7.2, whole genome shotgun sequence DNA segment encodes these proteins:
- the LOC126599641 gene encoding DNA-(apurinic or apyrimidinic site) endonuclease: protein MKRFFQPVGKDGSAKKPTLAPPSTDNDKISAEDAAKKQPLKFITWNANSFLLRVKNNWPEFTKFVSSIDPDVIAIQEVRMPAAGSKGGPKNPGELKDDTSSSREEKQIIMRALSSPPFGDYRVWWSLSDSKYAGTALFVKKCLQPQKVFFNLDRKVSKHEPDGRVILAEFETFNLLNTYAPNNGWKEEENSFPRRRKWDKRILEFVLQSSDKPLIWCGDLNVSHEEIDVSHPDFFSAAKVNGYVPPNKEDCGQPGFTLNERKRFGNILKEGKLIDAYRHLHKEKDMERGFSWSGNPIGKYRGKRMRIDYFVVAEKLKDRIVSCEMHGQGIELQGFYGSDHCPVSLVLSEGDTASTETGLPA from the exons ATGAAACGTTTCTTCCAACCGGTAGGGAAAGACGGCTCCGCCAAGAAACCCACACTCGCACCTCCTTCCACAGATAACGACAAAATATCAGCGGAGGACGCCGCCAAGAAACAGCCTCTCAAGTTCATAACGTGGAATGCCAACAGCTTTCTTCTCCGGGTGAAGAACAACTGGCCCGAGTTCACCAAGTTCGTCTCGAGCATCGACCCAGATGTTATTGCGATACAG GAAGTAAGGATGCCTGCTGCTGGTTCAAAGGGTGGACCTAAAAACCCAGGAGAGTTGAAAGATGACACTTCCTCGTCACGTGAAGAAAAGCAG ATAATTATGCGTGCCCTGTCAAGCCCACCCTTTGGAGATTATCGTGTCTGGTGGTCTCTTTCAGATTCAAAGTATGCAGGAACTGCATTATTTGTAAAGAAGTGTTTACAGCCACAAAAAGTATTTTTCAATCTTGACAGAAAAG TTTCAAAGCATGAACCAGATGGCCGGGTCATCCTAGCTGAATTTGAGACATTTAATTTGTTGAACACATATGCACCAAACAATGGttggaaggaggaagaaaactcATTCccaaggagaagaaaatgggaTAAAAGGATTTTAGAGTTTGTTCTGCAATCTTCGGATAAGCCTCTTATATGGTGCGGTGATCTGAATGTTag TCATGAAGAGATTGATGTGAGTCATCCAGATTTTTTCAGTGCAGCAAAGGTTAATGGTTATGTTCCTCCAAATAAAGAG GATTGTGGGCAGCCTGGATTTACCTTGAATGAGAGGAAGCGTTTTGGTAACATTTTGAAAGA GGGAAAGTTAATAGATGCATACCGGCACCttcacaaggagaaggacatggagCGTGGCTTCTCCTGGTCTGGAAACCCCATAGGAAA GTATCGAGGTAAAAGGATGAGAATAGACTACTTCGTCGTTGCAGAGAAACTCAAAGATAGGATTGTTTCATGCGAGATGCATGGGCAGGGGATTGAACTACAAG GGTTTTATGGAAGCGATCATTGTCCAGTCTCCCTCGTGCTTTCGGAAGGAGACACGGCTTCTACAGAAACTGGGTTGCCTGCATAA